A window of Rhodococcus sp. SGAir0479 contains these coding sequences:
- a CDS encoding potassium-transporting ATPase subunit C, giving the protein MRFGITMLKQVWAGLLVLLALTAILGVLYPAAVWGVGRLGAGSAEGSPVADAAGCVVGSRWVGVDPTAPAGQPDPFFHNRVVGSVTGNDPFATGDPAAALPSNQGPSSEVLAGFVVARRAAVAEREGVAATDVPVDAVTGSGSGIDPHISPEYAALQVRRVAAANGLSEGWVRELVAEHTDGRQFGFLGAERVNVLELNVALGLTAPGCGPVAPGE; this is encoded by the coding sequence ATGAGATTCGGAATCACAATGCTCAAACAGGTGTGGGCCGGGCTGCTGGTGCTGCTCGCCCTCACCGCGATCCTCGGGGTGCTGTACCCGGCCGCGGTGTGGGGAGTCGGGCGCCTCGGTGCGGGCTCCGCGGAGGGGTCGCCGGTGGCCGACGCGGCCGGGTGCGTGGTCGGAAGCCGTTGGGTGGGAGTCGATCCCACGGCGCCGGCGGGCCAGCCGGACCCGTTCTTCCACAACCGAGTGGTCGGTTCGGTCACGGGCAACGACCCCTTCGCCACGGGCGACCCGGCCGCGGCGCTGCCGTCCAACCAGGGGCCCAGCAGCGAGGTGCTCGCCGGGTTCGTCGTAGCCCGGCGTGCCGCAGTCGCCGAACGGGAGGGGGTGGCGGCGACCGACGTGCCGGTCGACGCCGTCACCGGCTCCGGGTCCGGGATCGACCCGCACATCTCGCCGGAATACGCCGCGCTGCAGGTGCGCCGTGTCGCCGCCGCCAACGGCCTGAGCGAGGGGTGGGTGCGCGAGTTGGTCGCCGAGCACACCGACGGCCGGCAGTTCGGGTTCCTCGGGGCCGAGCGGGTGAACGTACTCGAGCTCAACGTGGCACTGGGACTGACCGCGCCTGGGTGCGGCCCGGTGGCGCCGGGTGAATGA
- the kdpB gene encoding potassium-transporting ATPase subunit KdpB yields the protein MSLRTDTTDTTVTTDDTATDTTVHQPGTGQSPVRAGIFSPRQLITSLPGAVRKLDPRHQARNPVMFVVLVGSIVTTVMAIAQPTLFAWLVAAWLWFTVLFANLAESVAEGRGKAQAASLRKVKQDTVARRLTASGAIEEVSATALTVGDTVVVSTGEVIPGDGDVVDGIATVDESAITGESAPVVRESGGDRCAVTGGTTVLSDRIVVQITCAPGQSFVDRMIALVEGAARKKTPNEIALNILLASLTIVFLLAVVAIGPMGQYAGEAQDPIKLIALLVCLIPTTIGALLSAIGIAGMDRLVQRNVLAMSGRAVEAAGDIDTLLMDKTGTITFGNRRATALYPAPGRSEVELAAAARMSSLADGTPEGRSIVELCAERFGLVTDAAAHERAGEFVAFTAQTRMSGLDVATAAGPQRVRKGAGDAVLAWVAGFGATVDPAVSAAVEKVALAGGTPLVVAVAERGTATVLGVIALTDVVKPGIADRFAELRAMGIRTIMVTGDNPLTARAIAEEAGVDDFMAEATPEDKLDRIRREQEGGRLVAMTGDGTNDAPALAQADVGVAMNTGTSAAKEAGNMVDLDSDPTKLIEVVEIGKQLLITRGALTTFSLANDLAKYFAILPALFSSIYPQLAVLNIMQLASPQSAILSAVIFNALVIIGLIPLALKGVRYRPAAASKLLGRNLLIYGVGGVVTPFIGIWLIDLVVRLVPGIG from the coding sequence ATGAGTCTGCGGACAGATACGACAGATACGACCGTCACTACCGACGACACCGCTACCGACACCACCGTCCACCAGCCGGGCACCGGGCAGTCACCGGTGCGGGCAGGCATCTTCAGCCCCCGCCAGCTGATCACGTCGCTCCCGGGTGCGGTGCGCAAACTCGATCCGCGTCACCAGGCGCGCAACCCGGTGATGTTCGTGGTCCTGGTCGGGTCGATCGTCACGACCGTCATGGCGATCGCTCAGCCCACGCTCTTCGCGTGGCTGGTGGCCGCGTGGCTGTGGTTCACCGTGCTGTTCGCGAACCTCGCCGAGTCGGTCGCGGAGGGGCGCGGCAAGGCGCAGGCCGCGAGCCTGCGGAAAGTCAAACAGGACACCGTGGCCCGACGACTGACCGCGTCCGGTGCGATCGAGGAGGTCTCCGCCACCGCGCTCACCGTCGGTGACACCGTGGTGGTGTCGACCGGCGAGGTGATCCCGGGCGACGGCGACGTCGTCGACGGCATCGCCACCGTCGACGAATCCGCCATCACCGGCGAATCGGCGCCCGTGGTCCGCGAATCCGGCGGTGATCGCTGCGCGGTCACCGGCGGCACCACGGTGCTGTCCGATCGGATCGTCGTGCAGATCACGTGTGCGCCGGGGCAGTCGTTCGTCGACCGGATGATCGCGCTCGTCGAGGGGGCCGCACGCAAGAAGACCCCCAACGAGATCGCGCTGAACATCCTGCTCGCATCGCTCACGATCGTCTTCCTGCTCGCCGTCGTCGCGATCGGGCCGATGGGGCAGTACGCCGGTGAGGCGCAGGATCCGATCAAGTTGATCGCGCTGCTGGTGTGCCTGATTCCCACCACGATCGGGGCGCTGCTGTCCGCGATCGGGATCGCCGGGATGGACCGGCTGGTCCAGCGCAACGTCCTGGCGATGTCGGGACGGGCGGTGGAGGCCGCCGGAGACATCGACACGCTGCTGATGGACAAGACCGGCACCATCACCTTCGGCAACCGACGGGCGACGGCGCTGTATCCCGCCCCCGGTCGGTCCGAGGTCGAACTCGCGGCCGCCGCGCGGATGTCGAGTCTCGCCGACGGAACTCCCGAGGGGCGCAGCATCGTCGAGCTGTGCGCCGAACGATTCGGGCTGGTCACCGACGCCGCGGCACACGAGCGGGCCGGCGAGTTCGTGGCGTTCACCGCGCAGACCCGGATGAGCGGTCTGGACGTCGCGACCGCGGCCGGCCCACAGCGGGTGCGCAAGGGCGCCGGCGACGCCGTGCTGGCCTGGGTGGCCGGGTTCGGGGCGACCGTCGACCCGGCCGTGTCCGCCGCCGTGGAGAAGGTCGCGCTCGCCGGGGGCACCCCGCTGGTCGTCGCCGTCGCCGAGCGCGGCACCGCGACCGTGCTGGGCGTGATCGCCCTGACCGACGTGGTCAAGCCGGGGATCGCCGACCGATTCGCCGAGCTGCGCGCGATGGGCATCCGCACGATCATGGTCACGGGCGACAATCCGCTCACCGCGCGGGCGATCGCCGAGGAGGCCGGCGTCGACGACTTCATGGCCGAGGCGACCCCCGAGGACAAGCTCGACCGCATCCGCCGGGAACAGGAGGGCGGCCGGCTGGTCGCGATGACCGGGGACGGCACCAACGACGCGCCCGCACTGGCGCAGGCGGACGTGGGCGTGGCGATGAACACCGGGACGTCGGCGGCCAAGGAGGCCGGCAACATGGTGGATCTGGACTCGGATCCCACCAAGCTCATCGAGGTGGTCGAGATCGGCAAGCAGTTGCTGATCACGCGCGGCGCGCTGACGACGTTCTCGCTCGCGAACGATCTGGCGAAGTACTTCGCGATCCTGCCGGCGCTGTTCAGCAGCATCTACCCCCAGCTGGCGGTGCTGAACATCATGCAGCTGGCGAGCCCGCAGTCGGCGATCCTGTCGGCGGTGATCTTCAACGCCCTCGTCATCATCGGTCTGATCCCGTTGGCACTCAAGGGAGTCCGCTACCGGCCGGCGGCGGCGTCGAAGCTGCTCGGCCGCAACCTGTTGATCTACGGTGTGGGTGGTGTCGTCACCCCCTTCATCGGCATCTGGCTGATCGACCTCGTCGTCCGCCTCGTTCCTGGAATCGGGTGA
- the kdpA gene encoding potassium-transporting ATPase subunit KdpA: protein MNPALAAGLQVALVVAVLAILYVPVGDYMAKVYTTDTDLRSADLRLESFLYRLCRIDPRAEQTWYGYAGSLLGFSAASVLLLYLLQRVQGVLPLGGGLDGVSPAVAFNTAASFVANTNWQSYVPETTMSHLTQAAGLAVQNFVSAAVGMAVAAALIRGFVRVSRGGEVGNFWVDLVRGSLRILLPIAFVVALVLLSQGVIQSFHTGFASTGLDGTSVTNALAPVASQEAIKELGTNGGGILAANSAHPFENPTPLTNVVEILAILLIPVALTRTFGTMVGDRRQGLTLLAVMSTLYFGLLAVTLAAESGARGAAATAAGSMMEGKEVRFGIPGSALFAVSTTGTSTGAVNSAHDSMSPLGGGAVLLNMLLGEIAPGGVGTGLYGILVLALIAVFVGGLLVGRTPEYLGKKLGQREITLAALSVLVMPALVLIGTGVTVILGSTAGYLGNSGDPGSPQSIHGFTEVLYAYASASNNNGSAFGGLTVTSDWFQSSLGVCMLLGRFLPILFVLALAGSLSAQRRTPAGAGTLPTAGPMFAGLLTGTVVLVAALTFFPALALGPISEALQ, encoded by the coding sequence ATGAATCCCGCTCTCGCCGCGGGACTGCAGGTAGCACTGGTCGTTGCCGTGCTCGCGATCCTGTACGTCCCCGTCGGTGACTACATGGCGAAGGTCTACACGACCGACACCGATCTCCGGTCGGCCGACCTGCGCCTGGAATCCTTCCTCTACCGGCTCTGCCGGATCGACCCGCGCGCCGAGCAGACCTGGTACGGCTACGCGGGCAGCCTGCTCGGCTTCTCCGCCGCGAGCGTGCTGCTGCTGTACCTCCTCCAACGCGTCCAGGGCGTGCTGCCGCTCGGCGGCGGGCTCGACGGCGTCAGCCCCGCCGTCGCGTTCAACACGGCGGCGTCGTTCGTCGCCAACACCAACTGGCAGTCGTACGTTCCCGAGACCACGATGAGCCACCTGACCCAGGCGGCCGGCCTGGCGGTCCAGAACTTCGTCTCGGCAGCGGTCGGCATGGCGGTGGCTGCCGCGCTGATCCGAGGCTTCGTCCGGGTGTCGCGCGGCGGCGAGGTCGGCAACTTCTGGGTCGATCTCGTCCGCGGCAGCCTGCGCATCTTGCTACCGATCGCGTTCGTCGTCGCGCTCGTGCTGCTGAGCCAGGGCGTGATCCAGTCTTTCCACACCGGATTCGCGTCGACCGGACTCGACGGCACGAGCGTCACCAACGCGCTCGCACCGGTCGCCTCGCAGGAGGCGATCAAGGAACTCGGCACCAACGGCGGCGGCATCCTCGCTGCCAACTCCGCGCATCCGTTCGAGAACCCGACACCGCTGACGAACGTCGTGGAGATCCTCGCGATCCTGCTCATCCCGGTCGCGCTGACCCGCACGTTCGGCACCATGGTCGGCGACCGCCGGCAGGGGCTGACGCTGCTGGCAGTGATGTCGACGCTGTACTTCGGGCTGCTCGCGGTCACGCTCGCCGCCGAGTCCGGAGCCCGCGGTGCGGCCGCGACCGCGGCCGGATCCATGATGGAAGGCAAGGAAGTTCGGTTCGGCATCCCCGGCTCGGCGCTGTTCGCCGTGTCCACCACCGGCACCAGTACCGGTGCTGTCAACTCGGCGCACGACAGCATGTCGCCGCTGGGCGGCGGCGCCGTGCTGCTGAACATGCTGCTCGGCGAGATCGCGCCGGGAGGTGTCGGCACCGGCCTCTACGGAATTCTCGTGCTGGCGCTGATCGCGGTGTTCGTCGGCGGCTTGCTGGTCGGCCGCACGCCCGAGTACCTCGGCAAGAAGCTGGGGCAGCGGGAGATCACGCTCGCGGCGTTGTCGGTCCTCGTGATGCCCGCGCTCGTCCTGATCGGCACCGGGGTCACGGTGATCCTCGGTTCCACCGCCGGATACCTCGGCAACAGCGGCGATCCGGGTAGCCCGCAGTCGATCCACGGTTTCACCGAGGTGCTCTACGCGTACGCGTCGGCGTCGAACAACAACGGCAGCGCGTTCGGCGGCCTCACCGTGACCAGCGACTGGTTCCAGTCGTCGCTCGGCGTGTGCATGTTGCTGGGCCGCTTCCTGCCGATCCTCTTCGTGCTCGCCCTCGCCGGATCACTCTCGGCGCAGCGCCGCACCCCGGCCGGCGCGGGCACCCTGCCCACCGCCGGCCCCATGTTCGCGGGCCTGCTCACCGGCACCGTCGTGCTGGTCGCGGCCCTCACCTTCTTCCCGGCCCTCGCTCTCGGGCCCATCTCGGAGGCCCTGCAATGA
- the kdpF gene encoding K(+)-transporting ATPase subunit F, whose amino-acid sequence MTAAGTAGAVVVVIAAALVVYLLVALLNPERF is encoded by the coding sequence GTGACCGCTGCGGGAACGGCCGGTGCCGTCGTCGTCGTGATCGCCGCCGCCCTGGTGGTCTACCTGCTCGTCGCGCTGCTGAACCCCGAACGGTTCTGA
- a CDS encoding pyridoxamine 5'-phosphate oxidase family protein: MTRIRRLPERSRSERADLDAVLDACSVGTLATVVDGMPWAVPMLYARVGDRILLHGSTGAGALRHVAAAAPAVLCVTVLDAIVVADNLFDSSANYRSAVVRGNPIPLAAHEAEQALTALSDALVPGRSAEVRPATRKELAATLTLALPIEPGQWTVKIRAAPPGEGDLNPDVWAGIVPMRTVAGEAVRAPWVPDRVPTPPSVIALTGEGAAP, translated from the coding sequence ATGACCCGTATCCGCAGGCTGCCCGAACGATCCCGCTCCGAACGGGCCGACCTCGACGCCGTTCTCGACGCGTGCTCCGTCGGCACGCTGGCGACCGTCGTCGACGGGATGCCGTGGGCGGTACCGATGTTGTACGCGCGGGTGGGTGACCGGATCCTGCTGCACGGCTCGACCGGCGCCGGCGCACTACGGCACGTCGCGGCCGCCGCCCCCGCAGTGCTGTGTGTCACCGTGCTCGACGCGATCGTGGTGGCGGACAACTTGTTCGACTCGTCGGCCAACTACCGTTCCGCGGTGGTGCGCGGGAATCCGATCCCGCTCGCGGCACACGAGGCGGAGCAGGCGTTGACGGCCCTGTCGGACGCCCTGGTTCCGGGGCGCAGCGCCGAGGTGCGGCCGGCGACGCGCAAGGAACTGGCCGCGACCCTCACCCTGGCGCTGCCGATCGAACCGGGACAGTGGACGGTCAAGATCCGCGCGGCGCCGCCCGGCGAGGGTGATCTGAACCCGGACGTGTGGGCCGGCATCGTGCCGATGCGAACGGTTGCGGGAGAAGCGGTCCGGGCGCCGTGGGTGCCGGACCGCGTCCCGACACCCCCCTCGGTGATCGCCCTCACAGGCGAGGGGGCGGCGCCGTAA
- the pdxR gene encoding MocR-like pyridoxine biosynthesis transcription factor PdxR — translation MARTPRDVHVRLELAPTAAPLRHRIAGAVVAALREGGLAPGDALPPSRTLAADLGVSRAAVVDAYDELAAAGFVVARAGSGTRVAAGADRAARAGVEPHVLPPTSVAAPAAASRPAPGIDLSPGYPDTELVSTRDWRSAWRSAAAAPVPPGVPGPDGHAELRHALAMHLRRTRGIAAAPDELVIVPGVGSALRTLVTASGAAGRTIAFEDPGYPKARWALESGGARVRPEAVDADGLDPARVRASDAAVYCTPAHQYPMGCRLPASRRAVLVAEARAAGRLVIEDDYDGEFRYGVAPLPALRSVAGGRDCVAYVGTASKIVSPGLRLAWIVPPPALVQPIHAALRESGDSACAVTSAALARFVDSGALTRHLARAARTYAARRHAFVAALRRYLPDVRLTGVDAGLHVALQLPEGTDDVAVAAEIARRGVRVPPLARYRATEPGPRGLLCGYARLPESKADAAARTIADVIRERAGAAADTWGSCRTSGS, via the coding sequence ATGGCCCGCACCCCGCGCGACGTCCACGTCCGGCTCGAGCTCGCGCCCACCGCGGCACCGCTGCGCCATCGGATCGCCGGAGCCGTCGTCGCGGCGCTCCGGGAGGGCGGGCTCGCACCCGGGGACGCGCTGCCACCGTCGCGCACTCTCGCCGCCGACCTGGGTGTCTCGCGGGCCGCCGTCGTCGACGCGTACGACGAACTGGCGGCCGCGGGCTTCGTGGTCGCGCGCGCCGGGTCGGGAACCCGCGTCGCGGCGGGTGCCGACCGGGCCGCTCGCGCGGGCGTCGAACCGCATGTCCTTCCGCCCACGAGTGTGGCCGCACCTGCTGCCGCGAGTCGGCCGGCGCCCGGTATCGACCTCTCCCCCGGCTACCCGGACACCGAGCTGGTGTCGACGCGGGACTGGCGCAGCGCCTGGCGCTCGGCGGCGGCCGCGCCCGTGCCACCCGGCGTGCCCGGTCCCGACGGACATGCCGAACTACGGCACGCCCTCGCGATGCACCTGCGCCGCACCCGTGGAATCGCCGCTGCCCCCGACGAACTCGTGATCGTACCGGGAGTGGGATCGGCGTTGCGGACCCTCGTGACGGCGTCCGGCGCGGCCGGCCGCACGATCGCTTTCGAGGACCCCGGCTACCCGAAGGCGCGATGGGCGCTCGAGTCGGGCGGGGCCCGCGTCCGCCCCGAGGCCGTCGACGCCGACGGACTCGACCCTGCGCGGGTGCGCGCATCGGACGCGGCCGTCTACTGCACACCGGCACATCAGTATCCGATGGGGTGTCGACTGCCGGCATCGCGTCGGGCCGTGCTCGTCGCCGAGGCGCGGGCCGCCGGGCGCCTGGTGATCGAGGACGACTACGACGGTGAGTTCCGCTACGGCGTGGCTCCGTTACCGGCGTTGCGGAGCGTGGCGGGCGGCCGCGACTGCGTCGCCTACGTGGGAACCGCGTCGAAGATCGTCTCGCCGGGCCTACGCCTGGCCTGGATCGTTCCCCCGCCCGCCCTGGTGCAACCGATTCACGCCGCGCTGCGTGAGAGCGGGGACTCCGCGTGCGCCGTGACATCGGCAGCACTGGCCCGCTTCGTCGACTCCGGCGCTCTCACGCGTCATCTCGCCAGGGCCGCACGCACGTACGCTGCCCGCCGCCACGCATTCGTGGCGGCGCTGCGCCGGTATCTCCCCGACGTCCGGCTGACCGGCGTCGACGCCGGTCTGCACGTGGCGCTGCAGCTGCCGGAGGGTACCGACGACGTCGCCGTCGCCGCGGAGATCGCCCGGCGCGGGGTGAGGGTGCCACCGTTGGCGCGGTATCGGGCGACCGAACCCGGCCCGCGCGGGCTGCTCTGCGGCTATGCGCGGCTGCCCGAATCGAAGGCCGACGCCGCCGCGAGGACGATCGCCGACGTCATCCGCGAACGAGCCGGGGCCGCGGCTGACACCTGGGGCAGCTGTAGGACGAGCGGTTCATGA
- the mutM gene encoding bifunctional DNA-formamidopyrimidine glycosylase/DNA-(apurinic or apyrimidinic site) lyase produces MPELPEVEVVRRGLDAHVVGRTIDSVEVLHPRAVRRHLLGSVDLAQRLERQTIAAAERRGKYLWLVLEPSATALVVHLGMSGQMLVQDPAVPDEKHLRIRARLDSGTDLRFVDQRTFGGWALADLVTVDGTELPDSVAHIARDPLDPRFDPAAVVKVLRGKQTEIKRALLDQTVVSGVGNIYADEALWRAEIHGNRPTDKLSAPRLHRLLGHVGDVMREALDQGGTSFDALYVNVNGQSGYFDRSLNAYGQENLPCRRCGAPIRREKFMNRSSYSCPRCQPRPRLVRG; encoded by the coding sequence GTGCCCGAACTTCCCGAGGTAGAGGTCGTACGGCGGGGTCTCGACGCCCACGTCGTCGGCCGGACGATCGACTCCGTCGAGGTGCTCCATCCCCGCGCGGTGCGCCGGCACCTGCTCGGCTCGGTGGACCTCGCGCAGCGGCTGGAGCGGCAGACGATTGCCGCGGCCGAGCGCCGCGGCAAGTATCTCTGGCTCGTGCTCGAACCCAGCGCTACGGCACTCGTCGTGCACCTGGGAATGAGTGGGCAGATGCTCGTCCAGGATCCGGCCGTCCCCGACGAGAAGCACCTGCGAATCCGCGCCCGACTCGACTCGGGGACGGATCTGCGTTTCGTCGACCAACGCACGTTCGGCGGATGGGCGCTCGCAGACCTCGTCACCGTGGACGGCACGGAGTTGCCGGACTCGGTGGCGCACATCGCGCGTGACCCACTCGACCCGCGGTTCGATCCGGCCGCGGTGGTGAAGGTGCTGCGCGGCAAGCAGACCGAGATCAAGCGCGCGCTGCTCGACCAGACGGTCGTCTCCGGGGTGGGCAACATCTACGCGGACGAAGCGTTGTGGCGTGCGGAGATCCACGGCAACCGTCCCACCGACAAGCTCAGTGCTCCGAGGCTGCACCGACTGCTGGGGCACGTGGGCGACGTCATGCGGGAGGCACTGGACCAGGGCGGCACGTCGTTCGACGCCCTCTACGTCAACGTCAACGGGCAGTCCGGCTACTTCGACCGGTCGCTCAACGCGTACGGCCAGGAGAATCTGCCGTGCCGACGCTGCGGCGCCCCCATCCGCCGCGAGAAGTTCATGAACCGCTCGTCCTACAGCTGCCCCAGGTGTCAGCCGCGGCCCCGGCTCGTTCGCGGATGA
- the rnc gene encoding ribonuclease III — MTSKNSNTAPAGGEGDHGSLLAALGVPVEDSLLTLALTHRSYAYEHGGLPTNERLEFLGDSVLGLTITERLYLSHPEKSEGELAKIRASIVNMHALAEVARGLGPGGLGAHLLLGKGEEMTGGRDKPSILADGMESLLGAIHLQYGIDTARKVVLDLFADLLTRAPKLGAGLDWKTSLQELTAERGVGVPVYEITATGPDHDKEFTATVIVGGGALGVGVGRSKKEAEQKAASTAWSALSEVPAAAEATETVVES; from the coding sequence GTGACCAGCAAAAACAGTAATACAGCACCCGCGGGCGGCGAGGGGGATCACGGATCCCTCCTCGCCGCTCTTGGCGTGCCTGTAGAAGATTCCCTCCTGACGCTCGCGCTCACCCACCGTTCGTACGCGTACGAGCACGGGGGTCTGCCGACCAACGAGCGCCTCGAGTTCCTCGGTGACTCGGTCCTCGGATTGACCATCACCGAACGCCTCTACCTCTCGCACCCCGAGAAGTCCGAGGGCGAGCTCGCGAAGATCCGCGCCAGCATCGTGAACATGCACGCGCTGGCGGAGGTGGCTCGCGGCCTGGGACCCGGTGGCCTCGGTGCGCATCTACTGCTCGGCAAGGGCGAGGAGATGACCGGCGGCCGCGACAAGCCCAGCATCCTCGCGGACGGCATGGAGTCGCTGCTCGGTGCGATCCACCTGCAGTACGGCATCGACACCGCCCGCAAGGTGGTGCTCGACCTGTTCGCCGACCTGCTCACGCGTGCACCCAAGCTCGGTGCCGGCCTGGACTGGAAGACCAGCCTCCAGGAGCTCACCGCCGAGCGCGGTGTGGGGGTGCCGGTGTACGAGATCACCGCGACGGGACCGGACCACGACAAGGAGTTCACCGCGACGGTCATCGTCGGTGGCGGCGCTCTCGGTGTCGGGGTCGGGCGTTCCAAGAAGGAAGCCGAGCAGAAGGCGGCCAGTACGGCGTGGAGTGCGCTGTCGGAGGTGCCCGCAGCCGCCGAGGCGACCGAGACCGTCGTCGAGTCCTAG
- the rpmF gene encoding 50S ribosomal protein L32, whose translation MAVPKRRMSRSNTRSRRSQWKTTAPTLITCPNRGCGEKTLPHIACPSCGTYKGRQVTAAV comes from the coding sequence GTGGCCGTCCCCAAGCGCAGAATGTCGCGGTCCAACACGAGGTCGCGACGGAGCCAGTGGAAGACCACTGCGCCCACCCTCATCACCTGCCCGAACCGTGGCTGCGGCGAGAAGACGCTGCCCCACATCGCGTGCCCGTCGTGCGGCACCTACAAGGGCCGTCAGGTTACAGCCGCGGTCTAG
- a CDS encoding YceD family protein, which produces MSSHRHNSSRPTRDEGFVLDTLSLGRSPGSMRTVSRVVPAPARIGLDLIGIEKGADVEFDLRLEAVSEGVLVTGDVHAPLVGECSRCLEPFEDSLDLHLTELFAYPNSATEETTEEDEVYRIVDDEIDLEPVIVDAVGLELPLQPLCSDDCEGLCPECGVRLAIAESGHGHEIMDPRWAGLAAKFGAGSDASNATAEASKNNEEK; this is translated from the coding sequence GTGTCATCCCATCGTCACAACTCCTCGCGCCCCACGCGCGACGAGGGTTTCGTGCTCGACACGCTCTCGCTGGGCCGCAGCCCCGGCTCGATGCGTACCGTGTCCCGGGTCGTCCCGGCTCCGGCGCGCATCGGCCTCGATCTCATCGGGATCGAAAAGGGGGCGGATGTGGAATTCGATCTGCGGCTCGAGGCGGTGTCCGAGGGCGTCCTCGTCACCGGAGACGTGCACGCGCCGCTCGTCGGCGAGTGCTCGCGCTGCCTCGAACCGTTCGAAGACTCGTTGGATCTCCATCTGACGGAGCTGTTCGCGTACCCGAACAGTGCCACGGAGGAGACCACCGAGGAGGACGAGGTCTACCGGATCGTGGACGACGAGATCGACCTCGAACCGGTGATCGTCGATGCCGTCGGACTGGAGCTTCCGCTCCAGCCGCTGTGCAGCGACGACTGTGAGGGATTGTGCCCCGAATGTGGCGTTCGCCTGGCGATTGCCGAATCCGGGCACGGTCATGAAATAATGGATCCCCGCTGGGCTGGGCTCGCAGCCAAATTCGGTGCAGGATCCGACGCCAGCAATGCAACTGCTGAAGCCAGCAAGAACAACGAGGAGAAGTAG
- a CDS encoding DivIVA domain-containing protein yields the protein MYRVFEALDELVAIVEEARGVPMTAGCVVPRGDVLELLDDVRDAIPGELDDAQDVLDHRDKLVGDARQNAEQTVTRANAEAHETITDARENADRILADAKAQADRMVAEARSHAEQLVHEAREEADATVAEGQREYESVTSRARAESDRMIESGKASYERSVADGLAEQERLVSQAEVVQAANAESARVIDAAHAESDRLRSECDLYVDTKLAEFEDFLNGTIRSVGRGRQQLRTGTGVPDYDAGYGDRRR from the coding sequence GTGTACCGGGTATTCGAGGCACTCGACGAGCTAGTCGCGATCGTCGAGGAGGCGCGTGGCGTTCCGATGACCGCGGGATGCGTCGTGCCGCGTGGAGACGTCCTCGAGCTTCTCGACGACGTGCGGGACGCGATTCCGGGCGAGCTGGACGACGCGCAGGACGTGCTGGATCACCGCGACAAGCTCGTCGGTGACGCTCGGCAGAACGCCGAACAGACCGTCACCCGCGCCAATGCGGAGGCCCACGAGACGATTACGGACGCGCGTGAGAACGCGGACCGGATCCTCGCGGACGCCAAGGCACAGGCCGACCGCATGGTCGCCGAGGCCCGCTCGCATGCCGAGCAGTTGGTGCACGAGGCGCGTGAGGAAGCCGATGCGACCGTCGCGGAGGGACAGCGTGAGTACGAATCCGTGACCTCGCGGGCACGGGCCGAGTCGGACCGCATGATCGAGTCCGGCAAGGCGTCGTACGAGCGGTCCGTCGCCGACGGCCTCGCCGAGCAGGAGCGGCTCGTCTCGCAGGCCGAGGTGGTCCAGGCCGCGAACGCCGAGTCCGCACGGGTCATCGACGCGGCGCACGCCGAGTCCGATCGGCTGCGGTCCGAGTGCGACCTGTACGTCGACACGAAGCTCGCGGAGTTCGAGGACTTTCTCAACGGGACCATCCGGTCGGTCGGCCGGGGTCGCCAGCAGCTCCGCACGGGAACCGGCGTGCCGGACTACGACGCCGGCTACGGCGACCGGCGCCGCTAG
- the coaD gene encoding pantetheine-phosphate adenylyltransferase: protein MTGAVCPGSFDPVTNGHLDVIGRAAALFDEVVVTVMINKSKSGLFTVDERIEMLEDATGHLGNVRVAAWHGLLVDYAKSQGITAIVKGLRGANDFDYELQMAQMNQKLSGVDTLFIPTNPTYSFLSSSLVKEVATFGGEVADMVPDKVHARLVARLAERAAERG, encoded by the coding sequence ATGACTGGCGCCGTCTGCCCCGGATCCTTCGACCCCGTGACCAACGGTCATCTGGACGTGATCGGCCGTGCGGCCGCCCTGTTCGACGAGGTCGTCGTCACCGTGATGATCAACAAGAGCAAGAGCGGTCTGTTCACCGTCGACGAGCGCATCGAGATGCTCGAGGACGCCACCGGCCACCTCGGCAACGTGCGGGTGGCGGCGTGGCACGGTCTCCTCGTCGATTACGCGAAGTCGCAAGGGATAACGGCGATCGTGAAGGGCCTGCGCGGCGCCAACGACTTCGACTACGAGCTGCAGATGGCGCAGATGAACCAGAAGCTCTCGGGCGTCGACACGCTCTTCATCCCCACCAACCCGACCTACAGTTTCCTGTCGAGCTCGCTCGTCAAGGAGGTCGCGACGTTCGGTGGAGAGGTCGCCGACATGGTCCCCGACAAGGTCCACGCCCGGCTCGTTGCGCGGCTCGCCGAGCGCGCGGCAGAGCGGGGCTGA